In the genome of Spodoptera frugiperda isolate SF20-4 chromosome 1, AGI-APGP_CSIRO_Sfru_2.0, whole genome shotgun sequence, the window ccgagaccccttgtccgtcattcgcacttgcgaccactcgaccaacgaggcagtcatttgtcaaattacattaatttgttGGTTTAATGTTGTTCCTGAAGTTAAAATCTCTTTACTCTTGAGTAAAGACAGTTAGGTACTCTTACCACAGAAAAGAGAACATGCTTACTGTACTGCCCAGTTAATTCCTTAAAGATTTAAGATTGACTGAGGTAGTTAACGACTACCGAATGAATTGGTAGTCGAAGATATTTGTCTTAATCCCAGCAAGATTATTATTCTGgccaaaaacaaacaatatcaaCATCACAAGTTACCGAAGCAGTAAAATTCTAGTTGAAGTAGTTGATATGACATGTGCAAAAAGAATCACAATATACTACACCAATAAATGCAGTGAGTTATGTGAGGCTGCCCAAGAAACTGTTGTAGACTAGTACCCAGGCTCCACGCCTAGACATAATATGACCTAGGCTCTGTTAGCGCCTCGATAGGAAGGTCAAGTGCAAGCAATACTAGTCAATCGCGGCGACTTCGGAGAGGAGTTGAAggattctttatttatttgtgtacatCGCGATCGCCGACGCCGGATTGAAGAAGTACCCACTTAAAGTTTTTACAGTTCGATGttatgaacataataataatttcacaatAGAATCGACAATAACACCATTGTTACGTGcttatttcaattacaaataggtaggtacccCAATGACCCGGTAGTATTGCCCGTACGACTTCAATAAGTGATGGCTTACTGGCCATTTTAGGACGTGAAATGCGATAACCATGGGTCAAACGTGATCAGTCGTAATAAACGTACCCATCAGGGCTCACAATTAATTTTAGGACTTATGCAATAAGTTATGCAAGTGTGGAAACAACATGTTTGATTTACTCATAAACCTAACACTTTCATTTCGCTTTCGAAGAATTTAAACAAACACGATCGTTCATTTGTAGGTACGTACTAATTTCgggtgtttttttagtttaagttttaGTTATGTAGTGCCTAAAGTTTGTGTCAGTATTAGCTCGTTAAAAGTAGGGGCTTATTTATCTACATAAGGAATTTCTGATGTTTTCCGTACCGGTCATCACATCACGAGTCAAACAAAACGCTGGTTGCAAGTTACACTCGACAGTCGGTGCTCGGGGCGAACTTTCACAGGTAAGTGGTGTCATAAATATTCActgtatgacgtcatacgagtatgtttgttaccttatgacaaaataaatacctatataataggTATGAGAATAGTATTACGTGTGTGCTAGAATTTTTTGGAATGTTATGCTTAAACTAGGTAAGTATCAAACGACCAAATTCCATTTAGtagtaatttgaaaaaaataatattaccaacTTACCTACTCATAGTTTATATATATGTGAGCATTATTTCTTCAAGTTCAGTAGACTAGATTGACTACCTATCTACTTGCTTTTTTCTGTCGTTCCTTTGTTACAAAGGAACATAGCACAACGTTTAcagtttttaaaggtttaaacaaataattctgGCTTTGAAGCTGGTTAAGCTctctagtctttctccccaaaagtTGAGGGCTTTTTGAAAGCATCAGCCACAAAAGAATAGATAGTACTATTGCTTAAAGAAGTTGACGCGAAGAtcgggcaactggctgccgcgtaatATGTAGcggtatagcgggttcgattcctactaAGCTGTTCTGTTACAGAacttctgtaattgtcaattcgaagtgagctcgatcgcggtccgccgTGTCATTGGTtttgagaataatctcgaccaatgacgtaTGAGATTGAGATTGCGATCGAACTCActtcaaattattatgtttcgaATTGTCAATTTTTACAAAAAGCCTAGCTGCACGGAGGAACTCTATGCCATAAAATGTTGTGTCTGGGCGTCATGTATGGTAggaatgtgtttgtaaacgccccgcgacacaggagaaaattctagcgtGAGGCCACAGGTGAGgcattgtgttttaaaataataatagtaaattatataaagccaaaagcctcgaccaacacctgagtaggctaacgttagacggttggatcaagagcctgatgcagaaggcagtacttctggacacggcgcgtattgtccggaaattcctctctcttgagccctgaccaccggtagcttggatttatcccgttactggtgggctactgctttttatatttttaaattttttttttctttttaatttaatatttaaaaatgtaataatcaagtataagaaataaataaatgattataaaaattatataatacctAATAAAGATCACcattataatgaaatataatatttggcaGCTAACTTACATTTACTCGATATTACCggttccttttatttatttcgtgttattggccatataggtaggtagatatAAACAAGCGAGGATGCACCATtaagttcaattaaaataaataaatatcttgaaGTGAATGTTGTAGGCCTTGTAGATATTTCATGTAAGTAGTACTTATTACTAGGTATTTACTTTGCGCGCGCTACATGTTAGTACCTCTACCTGCCTACTTAAGTTTAGTAGATACACTGAAACACTAGGACATGGGTTAGATAGATACTAGTTCAGCCCAAAGCAGTATATTAATTGTCTATCAAAATCAATGAATTAAAGAGTATACTTTACACTACGTAGTAGATAAGCTATTTACTGTTTTTTATAGTTCACTAATAAATACTCATTGTAAACTTAAAAACACCAAAAATCGAAACTCATAGAAAATAATAGACATCCAGATAccagaattttaaaatattaaactctTTGGTATGAATTCAGTAAAATTGAAGAGCGCGCGATTTTAACCTGCTAACGTCACGTTCGTGTTTGTCTATAGTAACGGATACTGAGTCATAACACCAGGGCTTTGTACACTAACCTGTATAATCACAAATTTACTAAGAGGAAAGTTATACataaaacagtttaattttagtttaaaattaagaattttttactagtaatacacaaaattgtacttaatttaaaactaaaatacgtAATGTATAAAAAGATAGTGTATTCTTAgacttacatatttatttcggTGTAGGTATTTACTTGTTAAGACATTTGgctattattttatagtaattgCTAATTTATAATACAGTCAAAAGTATAACTAGACAAtaatctataataaaataaaataaatattattttttccaaattCCATAGACTAAATCGATGCCACTAGAAAGAACAAAACCGCTAGTCGTAGGCTGAATGTAGCTGCGACCTTTGTgcttgaaaaattaaaaaccttttcTAGTGCACATTTAATCACAGCTTACTCCTCATTCTTTCTTTCCTTTATATCTTGGGAAAAATGgctgataataaattatacgaGATTTTGGGAGTGTCTAGAAGTGCTAGTGAGTCTGAAATAAAAAGGGTAAGTGTTCTTTTTCAAGTTTCTACAATAATCCGATCGCACATGTAATGTCATCTATTCATTGCATGATTTTTGTCCATTGTTCTATGCGTggtgattttgataataatcttaatatttttactttcagAGTTATCATAAATTAGCTAAGGAATTCCATCCAGACAAAAATCCTGCTGCAGGGGATAAATTCAAGGAAATTAGCTATGCCTATGAAGTCTTGTCCGACACGAAGAAAAGACAAATTTATGACAAGTATGGCTTGAAAGGCTTACAAGAAGGTGGTCAGGGTGGTGGCTTTCCTCCCGATGATTTGTTTGGACACTTTTTCGGTGATATATTTGGCATGGGAGGCGGCAGCAGAGCTCGAGGTCCAGCTCGCGGGGAAGATACTATGCACCCACTTAAAGTTTCTTTGGAAGACATGTACATGGGAAAAACCACTAAGTTACAGCtaagtaaaaatgtaatttgcGGACCTTGTAAGGGAATCGGTGGTAAGCCAGGATCTGTAGTGGTTTGCAAGGACTGTCACGGACAGGGTGTTAAAGTGTCTTATCAACAAATTGCACCACACATGACTCGTCAATTTCAGTCTCGTTGCCCCACCTGCCATGGTCAGGGTGAAACCATTAATGATAAAGATAAGTGCCCAAAATGCAAAGGTAAGaaagttttaaatgaaactaaaatctTAGAGGTGCACATTGAGAAAGGTATGCGTGAGAACCAAAAGATTTTCTTCAGAGGTGAGGGTGATCAGCAACCTGACACTCAACCTGGTGATGTGATCATTGTGCTGCAACAGAAGCCTCATGATATCTTCCAGAGAACTGGTGATGATCTAGTGATCAAACATGAAATTACACTAACTGAGGCATTGTGTGGCTTTGAGTTTGTTATTAAGCATTTAGATGGCCGGGACTTACTGGTTAGACATGCTCCAGGAGAAGTGATCAAGCCAGGAGACCTGAAGGGTATACAGGGTGAAGGTATGCCTCAATTTAAAAATCCATTTGAAAAAGGCAACCTTTATATTAAGTTTGATGTTGTTTTCCCTGAAAACAACTTTGCTACTGAAGAGCAGATGAAACAAATAGAATCTGTGTTGCCTCCTCGCCCAGCATTTGTAATGCCCACTGGAGAAGATGTGGAGGAAGTTAATTTGATGGAGTATACAGCAAGCGAACGTGGTAGAGGTCGGGAGGAAGCTTATGCCAGTGATGATGAAGAGCACATGCACACTGGCCCTGGAGTACAGTGTGCACACCAGTAGTTCAATTGTCCACAATTATGGATTCTTACTCAAACCTCACactatataattttatcataggttattatgtaaattaaactaAGTAGGTATACACTTGTAACTGTTATACTTAGTTCACAGAATGCTAGAAATATTTGACTATTGCGTGCAGTGTATTGACTTGTTTGGAGTTAACTGTATTCCTGTGCctctaattaaaatttgttgcagaatttaaataaagtattgtaAGCTTACATCACTAATTGTTTTGTGGGTCTATCTCTAATAATGTACTGTAAAAAGGTGCAGTTAATTTGTTGTGAAAATTGGCTGTAGgcttatgaaaacaaaattgtaGATTTAGAAATTAAATGTTCATTTTCAACTAATAACCTGCCTGTGATACCTCATAGGTCTAATTGCTATCATTTGTAGGTGATtttcaaattgtattgtttattactttaataaggCTAAGTAATTTGAGTTCTAGTTAGCTGTACTTCAACTGAACTGGTAACTCAAATCTGGCACTAGATTAGTATTAATCCATGTATGGGTTATtggattccataataattatatgtattatacgaaaaataaaatttagtgatacctatcattatattttaattattattagtgacAAATCAGTTGTACATTTCTTAAATGGAATGAAGTATACATAATGTGAAATCATCAATATTTATCTTTACATCTGTAGGCATGACAAGCCAGAAGCATACTTTTCCAATGTTTCAGTGCTGACTGCtgattacataattttatgttatcagAACACGAAAATAAACACTTAAATCATGTTTTAGTTTTGATTCACGTTCACTAGGCTACTTGCTTTTTGCAGATTTTAGATAGattattcatattaaaaaataaattggtatAGGTTAACAACTTCTGTATTGTGGAAATATTGCTTTTAGGAAAATAAAGTTCAACAACATTTGTGAAGGTTTTgtaaaggtttttatttatgaatattttttgttttatttggcaCTTCAACTTCTACAACGATcctaaaactagcttctgtataatactaataataacgATTCACTTTTTCTGATGTCCATCTCAATTTAAGgtaaaaaaaattcaattaagaATCAGTTCTGTTGTTTGTTCTAACAGGtatctgaaaaaataaaacagttaatcataacataaatatacaatggGTAATTTTATTGTAGGCACAAGGTGAACAATTTCGATATAAAATGAAAGTCACCAGGTATTGCGTATGTTATTTACCTTGTTCTGACAAAGACTCTATTGATTCACAGTACTTCTTAAAGTCTTTTTTACTTCTACAAAGAACATTTAAATTTATCTCTTTCAATCCCAGGTTGCGTAGTGTATCTAGCCTCTTCTTCACTGTTTTTTGTGATGCTGATAAAACTCTGGGTTTTGTGGCAATTTCTTCAACATTGAATCCTTCCGATTCAAGGAAGTCCAGAAAATGTTTTACCTAAAAATTTACTgcaagttttattaattagtaagaaCATAATTTAACTATATTCTTagtcctactaatattataaagctgaagagtttgcaatttgtttgattgtttgtttgaacgcgctaatatccaactactggtccgaattgaatgaTTGTTCTGGTGTTTCTATACACCACACTTATATTGTATAGCCATGgtgttttaaagaaattggGCCTGTCTAAGTCATTTTTGTACCTTTGTTACACGAATCGTTTTCAATGCAggtattttaaaacacatttctTGAACAGTATCTAGAGACACATTCAGCCGATTAGCAAGATACGTTTGTTTTGAATCCAAAACAAACCCAAAATGTCTTGTTCTGTTTCTCTAATATAGTGATATACCACAATTATATTGTATGGCCCTGGTGCTTTAAAGAAATTGGGCCCATTTAAGTCATTTTTGTACCTTTGTTACACGAATAGTTTTCAGTGGTGCAGGTATTTtataattcataaattattgtcATGCCTTGAGGTTCTCTTTGTCGAGATGACCCACCATACATGTTTGAAGTCTTTTCCGGCTACAAGAAAAACGAATAAGTACGTCAACATTccgaaagaaataaaataaataagataattaaagtaaaacagGTACCATTCAGAAAGTTAGCTTAACTAAAACCAGAATGTTTGGAACATAAATAGCCACGTGGTCCCGGTCTCGCGGTGTAGGTCCAGGCGTCAAACAGCATGGTTTTACTTATCATACCTATATCCTACAATACCTTGAAATATGTAATCAGTGGTTCAAATATTTAGGGTTTGTATCGATATAGTGGTCGTTTAATTTGATATTCGATATGGCATAGTACACCCGGCCAAACCTATGGGACCTCTACTAAACAATGCTGGAGTAACCACGTGGTGATCAAGATCAACAAGTCGCGTAGTCCAAACATCATGTTCACgtgttatttattaacattacaaTATGTAATGTTAAATGCCCAAAACCTGGAAAAGAGCGTACAGCGCATCGCGTTCCACGCGCCCCTCAAAGAACAATCAGACctccacagatgggacccagagCCGGATAACCGGCGCTCCGACTCGAAGTACAGGAGGCTGgcttttattcagtaagagtctgacactcatttagcctcacccaaggcggaaaagTCATAGGACGATTTTCCGCCATCCAAAATAAGCCTACCTAGCAACAACTCATTacaattttttatgaattattttctcTCAGAATaagatcaaattaatttaaaaattatttgagtGTAGTAGCTTTGcacttttaatattacattgtataacaatattatacatttagaTAAGTAGAATGTAAAAATGACATATTAGATAAGCTTCTTGTTTACTAAAGTGCTGAAGTGCAttatatatctatgaaaaaGTCTTATACCTATTCAATATGTCTTCGGAACATCTCACCATCCATGGGTAGAGATTGTCAATGCCTAGATTTTTTACCTTTACGAGTCTCTCTTGGATAGTCTCATGGTGATATTTTAACACCCATAAATCCCTCAAAATACGATCAGAAGCTACATTCATTTCtggaaaaaaaattgaaaagaaTTTTAGAAATCATTCTAGTTTACATGTTtaataaaagaagaataattattttactaaagattttaaaagtaaaatacatatttttacctATAAGTACATCCAATGCTTTCTCAATCCAGTCAAATGACAGGCCATAAATGAAAGTCCTCTTAGCTAATTTTTCGCTCAATACTGATGGAGGCACCTGAAATTTTTTGAAACATTTTGAGACTAGActagtatagatataataaatcttTCTAAAACAAGCTCCTAACACCTTGGCTAGTATTGCACATGGAaagtaatagttatttatagtACAAAATAAACTCGGCAATGTTGCAGAGCTTTGTGCTTAACCTTCTGcgggtatataagacacaatagaatacacattgtgtctgGCACAGATCTGCGCTCcagcatacgacgggttaaaGTATGTTTTCCTTAGATATGATGtgcaaaacattaaaattattttagccTTACCTTTAGCCGGGATGCAATATAATATAACCTATTTTTGCAGTACCCTTTACTTTCATCGTTTTTGGTAACTTTTAATACATGTATCAAGGTTTTTAAAGATAGTTTATAAAATGGTAATGCATCTTCGGCAGACTGAAAATTGAGGGCTAATATGATCTTTGCTTTGGTGGCATTGAAATCTAAAAAAACCCCAATTGATATAGAAACTAATACTTAAAGTAGTCGTATATAATATTTGTGGTGTGTACAAGTAATATGtagaaaatcataatattaccACGTTTTTCCGTAGTCCTAGTTCTAGTCGCATACGAAGCTATGGATATAAttggtaatttaataaaaatgccaCACGGGGGCCTGTTTAACACATGTTGAATAATTGAGGTGGgagttaatttaaaaacactATAATATAGCGACAAATACGTCGGTTTAAATTTGCAAAATATTGTTCTTAAAACCATTGCTGAAGACATCTCTATTACAATTCAAGCTACAAATAAGTTATGTATGTGCGTCAAGTCTTCAATTGCATGAAATGTTTGTGATATAATTATCTTGTTGATGTTGatatcattttcaaaataagtttaaaaacttattaaaatcttttttaaatgaaaacaaggGTCACTGTCACTGACAGTCAAAATCATATCTATCACTCATTTTGTCATTTGACATTGTCACTGACATTGACAACCcacgttatttttttactgtaccTTCGtgtatatttatcatttattctGTAAAAGAccatgtttcatattttaattttatattttgctgtattacttttatttaccaTTCAACTTCCTTCTATacacgtaaatatttttttaatattttatatacatgaggaaattttattttcgaaaatttctcagggTCGCTGCTCTCCATttaaggtgcgttggggtaagatcggcggaggggtaagaacgtacaaatcaaatatctcacttatttggctatattttttaatgctgatcacattgcgtggcacgtcattaagtcccgccccaccccgcggtgaccaccactcgctccggtcaacACAGACGTGAACCCGCGCCGTTTTAGAAAAaaggcaaattttataaaatatttgtttatccggtctttcacctacatttttatttgcacattttagcaaaagtatagcttattttgacatggttttgcctaaatactaagttttgagcaatgataatatgataaaactaatccagatttgtctactacctctgtaggctgaaatccggtgttacccatgtcgggtaaagatcagacaaaaatatccctattcgaaaatgggcagtgattgtcaaacttttgttacaaatgattttaatttaattttaaataattacttagggctgattttccaatcttcagttgccacgtaaatactcccgaacctcttcgcgggccacttcttatacaaaagaagcgctggaattagccatgcagcaaataaataataaagaactcacgtatgcagccacttcaaaaatgcttgtggataaatccaaactttgagaaactcaatttctttgaaatttgctgtgcggggtaagatcggacaaattaaacgaaaaaaaatagaatcatttggaacatctatatttgttgtattaggtacatttttgtgatttcaTATTAAAGTACAGGAAAGATCGGCTACGTTCCTTTCATACACCTTGTGCTCCTAgcactagaaattattttaaattgttgtccgaacttaccccatgatggccaaatcgtcatcacatcaaaaaaaaattgtcctgattttataggcttgcaaagcaaaaagtattgagtatttataaataaattaaattttaaattacactgtgtttaatcatcattcgtttccactatttttcattaatctactgtgtaccaaaattgagataataaagtttttgcaacatccttgcaactattcgaaaatccgtccgatgttaccccaacgcaccctaTGTTCGGATGTCCGCTCGCCCAATAGGGCCATTGTACGTTAATCCCAAAGTActcaggaaataaataaaatattcttcccTTCCACGGAGCActcagcacggagtctggaattgtggtatatggcaattggctaTAGGCTATTACTTgagacttatgacacaaatggtgcaGTGGGTGTTTGTATAATGGCATCAcgcgccgtaatgtgtacctctgcctatcccttcgaagataaaaggcgtgacgttgcaattaTACATGAGTGAAAACTTTCACTTTTTACTAACATAAGAactaaatagttaaaaaaaaaaacattaatattaaatctttggttcttttattaaaatataaaataactcaaAGTTATCGACGGTGACTACTGCGTCGGGATGATGTTCGACGGTAatatctatcatcatcatcatcgtcataatCGTCGTCTTCACGGTCGCGGTAGCGTGTCCTTCGATGACGCCTTTCACTACTTTCGTCACGTCTTGAACTGACTCTTTTCAGTGGTTCCCTCTCTGGAGATTCAGACCACCGCCACGATCGAACTGAAGAACGGGAACTcctgtatttaataaaaaagtaattagtttCTGCATTGTATGTTTAACTCAATGGtttcttgttttgtttgagTGCCATCTTTCGGACGGTTGGACAAAACTTGTACTTTACTTACCTTTCTTTCTCACGTTCAGGATCATAATTTTGATTATGATTGTATAAGTTATTCGGATTTCTGAAGACATGCAGAAAATTGCATGCTCGACCCTTTGGACAACGCCTTCGTAATTGAAGTCCTGAAAATTaggattataattttataccaaTCCTCACTAAAGTCTCAACAGTATAAAAAAGGGAGAGAAAATTACCACATATGGCGTTGCTCCAGGAAGTTATGTTACAAAACTGTAAGGAGAGCTGCCTGCCGCCATACCAGCGAGTATGTAAAGCTCGATAAGCGGCGACAGCACATCGTAACTCAGCAAATTCTACGTATGTGTTTCCTCGAAGATGTTTTTCATAGTTATTGCACACCTGTAATCATACAATATGTTCTCATCATTTCTGcacttttattgaaaaaaatactaataatgtataatgaatattttattaaattaataacatcgCAGAATCTCTATGATTGAAAAATACACACCAACCTTGCTTAAATGGCTGTTTCAGGTTCAATCAAATCT includes:
- the LOC118273061 gene encoding dnaJ homolog subfamily A member 2 produces the protein MADNKLYEILGVSRSASESEIKRSYHKLAKEFHPDKNPAAGDKFKEISYAYEVLSDTKKRQIYDKYGLKGLQEGGQGGGFPPDDLFGHFFGDIFGMGGGSRARGPARGEDTMHPLKVSLEDMYMGKTTKLQLSKNVICGPCKGIGGKPGSVVVCKDCHGQGVKVSYQQIAPHMTRQFQSRCPTCHGQGETINDKDKCPKCKGKKVLNETKILEVHIEKGMRENQKIFFRGEGDQQPDTQPGDVIIVLQQKPHDIFQRTGDDLVIKHEITLTEALCGFEFVIKHLDGRDLLVRHAPGEVIKPGDLKGIQGEGMPQFKNPFEKGNLYIKFDVVFPENNFATEEQMKQIESVLPPRPAFVMPTGEDVEEVNLMEYTASERGRGREEAYASDDEEHMHTGPGVQCAHQ
- the LOC118273309 gene encoding LOW QUALITY PROTEIN: transcription termination factor, mitochondrial (The sequence of the model RefSeq protein was modified relative to this genomic sequence to represent the inferred CDS: substituted 1 base at 1 genomic stop codon), translating into MSSAMVLRTIFCKFKPTYLSLYYSVFKLTPTSIIQHVLNRPPCGIFIKLPIISIASYATRTRTTEKRDFNATKAKIILALNFQSAEDALPFYKLSLKTLIHVLKVTKNDESKGYCKNRLYYIASRLKVPPSVLSEKLAKRTFIYGLSFDWIEKALDVLIEMNVASDRILRDLWVLKYHHETIQERLVKVKNLGIDNLYPWMVRCSEDILNRYKTFSXRTRHFGFVLDSKQTYLANRLNVSLDTVQEMCFKIPALKTIRVTKVKHFLDFLESEGFNVEEIATKPRVLSASQKTVKKRLDTLRNLGLKEINLNVLCRSKKDFKKYCESIESLSEQDTC